The genomic interval AGACAATGTGTCGTTAACGGTCGAGCTGATCGCCCCTATCGCAATGGAGAAGGAACTGAGGTTCGCTATCCGTGAGGGCGGCAGAACCGTCGGTGCCGGCGTCGTCACCGATATCATCCAGTAGGGCAGCAGGCTTTTGTAAAGCGTCGCAGGCGCGTGGTCGTTTATAGAGAGCGTAACGGAGTGAGGCAACTATGAGAGAGATAATACTGTTTCAGTGCACCGAGTGCAAGCACAAGAACTATTCGAGCATGAAGAACAAGAAGAATACGCCGGACAAGCTTCAGCTCAAGAAGTACTGCAGGAGCTGCAGGAAGCATACGCCGCACAAGGAGACCAAGGCGTAACCGGATAAATTCCAAATTCCAAGCACCGAATTCCAAATTAATTTTTGGAATTTGTGATTTGGAGTTTGGAGCTTGGTTTTAGGGATAGGCCAGTAGCTCTAACGGCTAGAGCATCGGACTCCAAATCCGAGGGCTGGGGGTTCGAATCCCTCCTGGCCTGCCATTTAACTGCAAGTGAGAAGTGAGAAGTGAGAGGGAAAAGGAGAAATCTTTATTCCTCCTTAGCTCCCGCTTCCTGCTTCTCACTTACCAAAAGGAGCGGGAATGATCCAAAGGATTAAGGCATTCTTCAGGGACGTCAAAGTGGAAGCGAAGAAGGTCAATTATCCCTCGCGGGATGAGCTGACAGGCTCCACCTGGGTGGTCATCACCGCCGTGATCGTCGCTTCATTGTTTCTGGGCGCCATTGATTTGAGTCTGGCACGAATAATCCAACTACTGGTAAGGTAAAGAGACATGAGCAAAAGCTGGTATGTGGTGCATACCTATTCCGGGTATGAGGAAAAGGTAAAGGTCTCGATAGAGGAAAAGGTCAAATTGAAAGGCCTCGAGGAGAAGATTTCCCGCATCCTCATTCCCACGGAGAAGGTGGTGGAGCTCAAGGGAAAGAGGAAGAAGGAGTCGGACAAGAAGTTTTACCCGGGCTACATCCTCGTCGAAATGGAGCTCGATGACGAGACATGGCACCTCATCAAGAACACCATGCGGGTGACCGGGTTCGTCGGCGGCACCCGGCCCGTTCCCCTTCCTGAAGAGGAGGTCGAGGTGATCCTGCAGCAGCTGGAGCGGGGGCCCGCTCCGGTGGTGAAGAGCCAGTACGAAAAGGGAGAGAATGTCCGGATCACCGACGGTCCGTTCAGCAATTTCGTCGGGTATGTCGATGAGGTCGATATGGACCATGGAAGGCTGCGGGTCATGGTCAGCATATTCGGAAGGCAGACGCCGGTTGAGCTCGCCTTCTCGCAGGTGGAAAAAGCATAGTTAGCTCATAGCTCATGGCTCATGGCGTACGGTGCCGTGCTCGCAGCTATGAGCTATCGGCTATGAGCTAAATCAGGAGGAGAGAGATGGCGAAGAAAGAGGTAGTTGCACAGGTGAAGCTCGTGATTCCCGCGGGCAAGGCGAATCCGGCGCCCCCGGTGGGTCCGGCGCTGGGACCGCACGGGATCAATATCATGGAGTTCTGCAAGCAGTTCAACGCCCAGACGCAAGCCATGGGGGACACCCTGGTTCCCGCGGTGCTGAGCATTTATAACGACCGGTCTTTTACGTTCATTTTGAAGACCCCGCCCGCGTCCGAGCTGATCAAGAAGGCGGCCGGTGTCGTGAAGGGCTCGAGCGTTCCCAACAAGGACAAGGTCGGGGCGCTCTCGGATGCCCAGGTCGAAGAGATCGCGAAGACGAAGCTTCCCGATCTGAACACCACCTCGCTCGAGGCGGCGAAGGCGATCATCAGGGGCACGGCGCGAAGCATGGGCGTGGAAATAAGGGAGTAGGAGGAACGGGACATGGGCAAGAAAATGAATGCCGTCGAAACCAAAGTTGATCTGAACCAGGAATATGCCATAGAAGAGGCGATTCAGCTCCTCAAGGAAAATACCTTCACGAAGTTCGACGAGACGGTCGACCTGGCGATCAACCTCGGCGTGGATGCGAAGAAGTCCGACCAGATGGTCCGGGGCACCGTCGTGCTCCCCTATGGGACCGGTAAGCCGGTGCGGGTGCTGGTCTTCGCAAAAGGAGAGAAGGAGAAGGAGGCGAGGGATGCCGGCGCCGATTACGTGGGCGCGGAGGATATGGTCGAGAAGATCCAGCAGGGCTGGCTCGAGTTCGACAAGGCCGTCGCTACCCCCGATCTCATGGGGCTCGTCGGAAAGCTCGGAAAGGTCCTCGGTCCCCGGGGCCTCATGCCCAACCCCAAGCTCGGCACCGTCACCTTCGATGTAGGGAAGGCGGTCAAGGAGATCAAGGCCGGCAAGGTCGAGTACAAGGTCGAAAAGGCGGGCATCGTCCATGTGCCGGTGGGCAAGGTATCCTTCGACAAGGAGAAGCTCGTGGAGAACACCATGGCGATCCTGAAATCGGTGGTCAAGGCGAAGCCCGCGGCTTCCAAAGGGAAGTACATCAGGAAGATCACGCTGTCGTCGACCATGGGACCGGGCATCAAGGTCGATGTGGGCCGCCTGAAAGTAGCATAGGAAAAAAGAAAGTAGCATAGGAAAAAAGTAGGAAGTACGAAGTAAGAAGTGAGAAGTGAGAAGTTGAAGAATAAATATAATCCGAACACTTCCCACTTTCTACTTTTTGACTTCTTACTTGATGCAGGCGTAGCCTGTATAAATACATGTCAGAGACAGCAGGTGGCGCCTCCCGATGCATCCCGGCGGAAAGGGATGCCCCGGGAGGGGCTTTAATTGGCCTTTGCGAGCTGCACGAGAGCGGCCTGCCTGCCGAGACGGTGGAAGTAGATGACCTTATCAGACTGTTCTGTTGAGTGGCTTCGCATGCCGCACCCTCAGCGCATGGAATACTCACCTCTGCCCGTCTCTGGGAAAGGAGGAAGGATCTGATTACCAAGGAGAAAAAATCACAACAGATCGCCGAGCTGACCGAGAAGTTTTCCCGGTCGAAGGCGGTGGTGTTCACCGAGTACAAGGGGTTGACCGTTGCCGAGATCTCCGACCTGAGAAAGCTCTTGAAAGAGGCCGGGGCGGAGTACAAGGTCGCCAAGAATACGCTCGTCACCATCGCTGCCAAAGGGACCCCGATAGAGTCCGCCAAGGACTCCTTTATCGGACCGACCGGCATCGCCTTCGGCTATGACGACCCCATCGCCGCTGCGAAGAAGGTCCTCGAGTTTGCCGGGAAGAACGAGAAGCTCAAGGTCAAGGGCGGTATCGTCGAGGGGAAGCTCTTCTCGACCGAGGATCTCAAAGCGGTCTCGAAGCTGCCGCCGAGAGAGGTCCTCTTGAGCATGATGGCAGGGACGTTCCAGGCGCCGCTGTCGAAGCTGGCCGGTGCGTTGAACGCCACGCTGACGCAGTTTGCCTATGCATTGAGCTCACTCAAAGACAAGAAAAGCGCATAAAGAACCTATAAGGAGGAACTATACAATGGCGGTTACCAAGGAAGAGGTGTTCACGTTTATCGACAACATGACCATTCTGGACATGTCGCAGTTCATCAAGGAGTTCGAGGAGCGGTACGGCGTTACCGCTGCCGCTCCGGTCGCCGTTGCCGCAGCGCCCGCAGGGGCTGCTCCGGCTGCTGCTGCAGAGGAGAAGACCAGCTTTGATGTCGTCCTTACTGCCGCGGGCGACAAGAAGATCCAGGTCATCAAGGTGGTCCGCGAGCTCACCGGCCTGGGCCTGAAAGAGGCCAAGGACGTGGTCGACGGTGCTCCGAAGCCGGTCAAGACCGGCGTCTCGAAGGAAGAGGCCGATTCCATCAAGGCAAAGCTCGAAGCAGAGGGAGCCGCGGTAGAAATAAAATAACGTTCCGGACGCAAGGAGTAGGAAGCGGGCGGCGGAAAACCCCCGTTTCCTGCTTCTTACTTTCTAACTTTTAAACGGAAGAAGGAGAGCTATGGCTAAGCTTTTAAGAGAAAGAGTAAACTTCGGTAAGGTTCCGTTAGTCCTGGACGTGCCGTATCTCGTGGAGTTTCAGAGGAAATCCTTCGAGAAATTCCTGCAGAAAGACGGTGACTCCGGCACGAGGGTTGATGAAGGGCTCCAGGCCGCGTTCAACAGCGTCTTCCCGATTACCGATTACAACGATACCGCCTCCATAGAATTCATTTCCTATGTCCTGGGCGAGCCGAAGCTGACCCCCCGCGAGAGCATCGTGAAGGGGCTGACCTTTGCAGCGCCGCTCAAGATCAAGGTGCGTCTCAATATCTGGGAGCGGGATGATCGGGGCAACCGGATCCTGAAGGAATCGCGCGAGCAGGAAGTCTATATCGGCGATATGCCGATCATGACCGAGACCGGAAGCTTCATCATAAATGGAACCGAGAGGGTAATCGTCAGCCAGCTGCACCGCTCTCCGGGGGTCTACTTCGCTCCCGACAAGGGCAAGACCCATGCAAGCGGCAGGCTTTTATATACAGCGC from Nitrospirota bacterium carries:
- a CDS encoding elongation factor Tu encodes the protein DNVSLTVELIAPIAMEKELRFAIREGGRTVGAGVVTDIIQ
- the rpmG gene encoding 50S ribosomal protein L33, whose amino-acid sequence is MREIILFQCTECKHKNYSSMKNKKNTPDKLQLKKYCRSCRKHTPHKETKA
- the secE gene encoding preprotein translocase subunit SecE — translated: MIQRIKAFFRDVKVEAKKVNYPSRDELTGSTWVVITAVIVASLFLGAIDLSLARIIQLLVR
- the nusG gene encoding transcription termination/antitermination protein NusG, which codes for MSKSWYVVHTYSGYEEKVKVSIEEKVKLKGLEEKISRILIPTEKVVELKGKRKKESDKKFYPGYILVEMELDDETWHLIKNTMRVTGFVGGTRPVPLPEEEVEVILQQLERGPAPVVKSQYEKGENVRITDGPFSNFVGYVDEVDMDHGRLRVMVSIFGRQTPVELAFSQVEKA
- the rplK gene encoding 50S ribosomal protein L11 yields the protein MAKKEVVAQVKLVIPAGKANPAPPVGPALGPHGINIMEFCKQFNAQTQAMGDTLVPAVLSIYNDRSFTFILKTPPASELIKKAAGVVKGSSVPNKDKVGALSDAQVEEIAKTKLPDLNTTSLEAAKAIIRGTARSMGVEIRE
- the rplA gene encoding 50S ribosomal protein L1; the encoded protein is MGKKMNAVETKVDLNQEYAIEEAIQLLKENTFTKFDETVDLAINLGVDAKKSDQMVRGTVVLPYGTGKPVRVLVFAKGEKEKEARDAGADYVGAEDMVEKIQQGWLEFDKAVATPDLMGLVGKLGKVLGPRGLMPNPKLGTVTFDVGKAVKEIKAGKVEYKVEKAGIVHVPVGKVSFDKEKLVENTMAILKSVVKAKPAASKGKYIRKITLSSTMGPGIKVDVGRLKVA
- the rplJ gene encoding 50S ribosomal protein L10 → MASHAAPSAHGILTSARLWERRKDLITKEKKSQQIAELTEKFSRSKAVVFTEYKGLTVAEISDLRKLLKEAGAEYKVAKNTLVTIAAKGTPIESAKDSFIGPTGIAFGYDDPIAAAKKVLEFAGKNEKLKVKGGIVEGKLFSTEDLKAVSKLPPREVLLSMMAGTFQAPLSKLAGALNATLTQFAYALSSLKDKKSA
- the rplL gene encoding 50S ribosomal protein L7/L12, which gives rise to MAVTKEEVFTFIDNMTILDMSQFIKEFEERYGVTAAAPVAVAAAPAGAAPAAAAEEKTSFDVVLTAAGDKKIQVIKVVRELTGLGLKEAKDVVDGAPKPVKTGVSKEEADSIKAKLEAEGAAVEIK